From Streptomyces yatensis, one genomic window encodes:
- a CDS encoding PadR family transcriptional regulator: MSAIRLLVLGAVRQHGRAHGYQVRNDLEFWGAHEWSNAKPGSIYHALKQLAKQGLMRAHDVAPSTVGGPPRTEYELTEAGEEEYFRLLRDALLRHDQKIDELTAGVGFIVDLPRAEAIALLKQRVAALEEWRAEVTRHWTPPDGTPEEWGHIGEIMKFWVHSADSGAEWTRGLIERLEGGAYVMAGEGERSVEVLPEGVRNPYAAPDAD, from the coding sequence ATGTCAGCGATCCGGTTGCTGGTGCTGGGGGCCGTGCGCCAGCACGGGCGGGCGCACGGCTATCAGGTCCGTAACGACCTGGAGTTCTGGGGCGCCCATGAGTGGTCCAACGCCAAACCCGGGTCGATCTACCACGCCCTCAAACAGCTGGCCAAACAGGGCCTGATGCGCGCGCACGACGTGGCGCCGAGCACGGTCGGCGGGCCGCCGCGGACCGAGTACGAGCTGACCGAGGCGGGCGAGGAGGAGTACTTCCGGCTGCTGCGGGACGCGTTGCTGCGCCATGACCAGAAGATCGACGAGCTGACGGCCGGGGTGGGTTTCATCGTCGACCTGCCCCGCGCCGAGGCGATCGCCCTGCTGAAACAGCGGGTGGCGGCGCTGGAGGAGTGGCGGGCCGAGGTGACCCGGCACTGGACGCCGCCGGACGGGACCCCCGAGGAGTGGGGCCATATCGGCGAGATCATGAAGTTCTGGGTGCACTCCGCGGACAGCGGCGCCGAGTGGACCCGTGGGCTGATCGAGCGGCTCGAGGGCGGGGCGTATGTGATGGCGGGGGAGGGGGAGCGGTCGGTGGAGGTGCTGCCGGAGGGGGTCCGCAACCCGTACGCCGCGCCCGACGCGGACTGA
- a CDS encoding ATP-binding cassette domain-containing protein encodes MADSDPAIVVEGLRKTYRDKRALAGLDLTVPQGTVHAVLGPNGAGKTTCVRILATLLRHDGGRAEVAGYDVLRDPDQVRYRIGLVGQHAAVDEELSGRQNLEMFGRLYHLGGRQAAARADELLERFGLADTGTKAVGQYSGGMRRRLDLAASLVMRPRILFLDEPTTGLDPRGRTEVWSAVRSLVGGGTTVLLTTQYLEEADQLADRVCVIDGGRAIADGTADELKARLGGDRIEVVLRDAGQLPAAASVVGMAIRAGEVETDPDRRRLGARVTDRVAALTETVRALAAAGIEAEDIVLRRPTLDEVFLRLTGQPADTAKEETPV; translated from the coding sequence TTGGCCGACAGCGATCCCGCGATCGTCGTCGAAGGACTACGCAAGACCTACCGGGACAAACGGGCCCTCGCGGGGCTCGATCTGACCGTCCCGCAGGGCACCGTGCACGCCGTGCTCGGCCCCAACGGCGCCGGCAAGACCACCTGCGTACGGATCCTGGCCACCCTGCTGCGCCACGACGGCGGCCGGGCCGAGGTCGCCGGGTACGACGTGCTGCGCGACCCCGACCAGGTGCGCTACCGCATCGGCCTGGTCGGCCAGCACGCCGCGGTGGACGAGGAGCTGAGCGGACGGCAGAACCTGGAGATGTTCGGCCGCCTCTACCACCTGGGCGGCCGGCAGGCGGCCGCCCGCGCGGACGAGCTGCTGGAGCGGTTCGGCCTCGCCGACACCGGCACCAAGGCCGTCGGCCAGTACAGCGGCGGCATGCGGCGCAGGCTGGACCTGGCGGCGAGCCTCGTCATGCGGCCGCGGATCCTCTTCCTGGACGAGCCGACCACCGGGCTCGACCCCCGGGGCCGTACGGAGGTGTGGAGCGCGGTCCGCTCGCTGGTGGGCGGCGGTACGACCGTGCTGCTCACCACCCAGTACCTGGAGGAGGCGGACCAACTCGCCGACCGCGTCTGCGTGATCGATGGCGGGCGGGCCATCGCCGACGGGACCGCCGACGAGCTCAAGGCCCGGCTCGGCGGGGACCGTATCGAGGTGGTGCTGCGCGACGCGGGCCAACTGCCCGCCGCCGCCTCGGTCGTGGGCATGGCGATCCGCGCCGGCGAGGTCGAGACCGACCCCGACCGCCGGCGGCTCGGCGCACGGGTCACCGACCGGGTCGCCGCGCTCACCGAGACCGTACGGGCGCTGGCGGCGGCCGGGATCGAGGCGGAGGACATCGTGCTGCGCCGCCCCACTCTCGATGAGGTCTTTCTGCGTCTCACCGGGCAACCTGCGGACACCGCGAAGGAGGAGACCCCCGTATGA
- a CDS encoding ABC transporter permease: MTTATLVDSWTMTRRGLAHWARQPVQVVVQLVFPVLILLMFAYFLGGGMTVPGGGDYKDFLVPGTLALTMVFGLEGTMLAITQDLNKGVIDRFRSMPMARSAVLVGRSVLDMLQSALGLLVLLGVGLAMGWRWHGGVGDGLLAVGLLLWLRFAMLWLGIFLGMAAGRPEMVQAVQILVWPVGFLSNVFASPETMPGWLGALAVWNPMSATATAIRDLFGGPGGGGEGWAAGHAQLLAVCWPLALIAVFAPLAVRRYGRLSR; the protein is encoded by the coding sequence ATGACGACCGCGACCCTCGTCGACTCCTGGACCATGACCCGCCGCGGGCTCGCCCACTGGGCCCGGCAGCCCGTCCAGGTGGTCGTCCAGCTGGTCTTCCCGGTGCTGATACTGCTGATGTTCGCCTACTTCCTCGGCGGCGGGATGACCGTCCCGGGCGGCGGTGACTACAAGGACTTCCTGGTGCCGGGCACGCTCGCGCTCACCATGGTGTTCGGCCTCGAAGGGACGATGCTCGCCATCACCCAGGACCTCAACAAGGGCGTCATCGACCGCTTCCGCTCGATGCCGATGGCCCGCTCGGCGGTCCTGGTCGGGCGCAGCGTGCTGGACATGCTCCAGTCGGCGCTCGGCCTGCTCGTCCTGCTCGGGGTCGGTCTGGCGATGGGCTGGCGCTGGCACGGCGGCGTCGGAGACGGGCTCCTCGCCGTCGGGCTGCTGCTGTGGCTGCGGTTCGCGATGCTGTGGCTCGGGATCTTCCTGGGCATGGCCGCCGGGCGCCCGGAGATGGTGCAGGCCGTCCAGATCCTGGTCTGGCCGGTGGGCTTCCTCTCCAATGTCTTCGCCTCGCCCGAGACCATGCCCGGCTGGCTCGGCGCCCTCGCGGTCTGGAACCCGATGTCGGCGACGGCCACCGCGATCCGCGATCTGTTCGGCGGTCCCGGTGGCGGCGGCGAGGGCTGGGCCGCCGGCCATGCCCAACTCCTCGCCGTCTGCTGGCCGCTGGCGCTCATCGCGGTCTTCGCGCCGCTCGCCGTGCGGCGTTACGGGCGGCTCAGCCGCTGA
- a CDS encoding glutamate decarboxylase has protein sequence MALHKGTRGRHEREERSEFSINPLYGEANPVSGMTGKPPRRRLPDGPMAATTAYQFVHDELMLDGNARQNLATFVTTWMEPQAGKLMSDCRDKNMIDKDEYPRTAELERRCVAMLAHLWHAPDPDTVVGCSTTGSSEACMLAGMAFKRRWAKRNPVSYPATARPNLVMGTNVQVCWEKFCNFWEVEARQVPMEGNRFHLDPQAAAELCDENTIGVVAILGSTFDGSYEPVAEVCRALDDLQERTGLDIPVHVDGASGAMIAPFLDQDLVWDFQLPRVASINASGHKYGLVYPGVGWALWRTADALPEDLVFRVDYLGGDMPTFSLNFSRPGAQVAAQYYTFVRLGREGFRAVQQNTRDVARSLAERIEAFGDFAMLSRGDQLPVFAFTTAEGVGTFDVYDVSRRLRERGWLVPAYTFPPNREDLSVLRVVCRNGFSEDLADLFLNDLESLLPDLRSQPAPLGKVVKAFHH, from the coding sequence GTGGCTCTTCATAAAGGCACTCGTGGCCGACACGAGAGGGAAGAACGCTCCGAATTCTCCATCAATCCGCTCTACGGCGAGGCCAACCCGGTCAGCGGCATGACCGGCAAACCCCCGCGCCGGCGCCTCCCGGACGGGCCGATGGCGGCCACGACCGCGTATCAGTTCGTCCATGACGAGCTGATGCTGGACGGCAACGCCCGCCAGAACCTCGCCACCTTCGTCACCACGTGGATGGAGCCGCAGGCGGGCAAGCTGATGTCCGACTGCCGCGACAAGAACATGATCGACAAGGATGAGTACCCGCGCACCGCCGAACTGGAGCGGCGGTGCGTGGCCATGCTCGCCCATTTGTGGCACGCACCCGACCCGGACACGGTCGTGGGTTGCTCCACCACGGGGTCGAGCGAGGCGTGCATGCTGGCCGGAATGGCCTTCAAACGGCGCTGGGCCAAGCGGAACCCGGTGAGCTATCCGGCGACCGCCCGCCCCAACCTGGTCATGGGGACCAATGTCCAGGTGTGCTGGGAGAAGTTCTGCAACTTCTGGGAGGTCGAGGCGCGGCAGGTGCCCATGGAGGGCAACCGGTTCCATCTCGACCCCCAGGCCGCCGCCGAGCTGTGCGACGAGAACACCATCGGGGTCGTGGCGATCCTGGGGTCCACCTTCGACGGCTCCTACGAACCCGTCGCCGAGGTGTGCCGGGCGCTGGACGACCTCCAGGAGCGCACGGGACTGGACATCCCGGTGCATGTCGACGGTGCCTCGGGCGCGATGATCGCGCCGTTTCTCGACCAGGACCTGGTATGGGACTTCCAGCTGCCGCGGGTCGCCTCCATCAACGCCTCGGGGCACAAGTACGGCCTGGTCTACCCCGGGGTCGGGTGGGCGCTGTGGCGTACGGCGGACGCGCTGCCCGAGGACCTGGTCTTCCGCGTCGACTACCTGGGCGGCGACATGCCGACGTTCTCGCTCAACTTCTCCCGCCCCGGCGCCCAGGTGGCCGCCCAGTACTACACCTTCGTCCGCCTGGGCCGGGAGGGCTTCCGCGCCGTCCAGCAGAACACCCGCGACGTGGCGCGCTCGCTCGCCGAGCGGATCGAGGCGTTCGGGGACTTCGCCATGCTCAGCCGCGGCGATCAGCTGCCGGTGTTCGCGTTCACCACGGCGGAGGGGGTCGGCACCTTCGATGTCTACGACGTCTCCCGGCGGCTGCGCGAACGCGGCTGGCTGGTGCCCGCGTACACCTTCCCGCCCAATCGGGAGGACCTGTCCGTGCTGCGGGTGGTGTGCCGCAACGGCTTCTCGGAGGACCTCGCCGATCTCTTCCTGAACGACCTGGAGTCGCTGCTGCCGGATCTGCGGTCGCAGCCCGCGCCCCTGGGGAAGGTCGTCAAGGCGTTCCACCACTGA
- the leuE gene encoding leucine efflux protein LeuE encodes MLGITDLSTYLAGLALIILLPGPNSLYVVSVAARRGPRTGYRAAAGVLCGDAVLMALSAGGVASLLNASPVLFAVVKFAGAGYLTWLAVGMLRGARALWRRRPGSADAAMESADASMESAESADAVKGSAEGERPYRRALVISLLNPKAILFFISFFVQFVDPDYAHPALSFLALGAWAQLFSITYLSVLIFSGTYLAATFRRRRRLRAGLSAAAGTAFLGFAAKLSLSSAG; translated from the coding sequence GTGCTGGGGATAACCGATCTTTCGACCTATCTGGCCGGTCTGGCGCTGATCATCCTGCTGCCGGGCCCCAATTCGCTGTACGTGGTGTCGGTCGCGGCCCGCCGCGGCCCCCGTACCGGCTATCGGGCGGCGGCCGGGGTGCTCTGCGGGGACGCCGTGCTGATGGCGCTGTCGGCGGGCGGGGTGGCCTCGCTGCTGAACGCCAGTCCGGTGCTCTTCGCGGTGGTCAAGTTCGCGGGCGCGGGCTATCTGACCTGGCTGGCGGTGGGCATGCTGCGCGGGGCGCGGGCGCTGTGGCGCCGCCGGCCGGGGAGCGCGGACGCGGCCATGGAGTCCGCGGATGCCTCCATGGAGTCGGCGGAGTCGGCGGACGCGGTCAAGGGGTCCGCGGAGGGCGAGCGCCCGTACCGCAGGGCGCTGGTCATCAGCCTGCTGAACCCGAAGGCGATCCTCTTCTTCATCTCCTTCTTCGTGCAGTTCGTGGATCCGGACTACGCCCATCCCGCGCTGTCCTTCCTGGCGCTGGGCGCCTGGGCGCAGTTGTTCAGCATCACCTATCTCTCGGTGCTGATCTTCAGCGGGACGTATCTGGCGGCCACCTTCCGGCGGCGCCGGCGGCTGAGGGCGGGACTCTCGGCGGCCGCGGGCACGGCGTTCCTCGGCTTCGCGGCGAAGCTGTCGCTCAGCAGCGCGGGGTAG
- a CDS encoding MerR family transcriptional regulator has product MSYSVGRVAGFAGVTVRTLHHYDEIGLLRPGARSAAGHRRYDDADLDRLQRILFYRELGFPLEEVAVLLDDPDIDPRAHLRRQLELLTDRIERLRKMAAAVEQAMEARKMGINLTPEEKFEVFGDFDPDEHQEEVERRWGNTEAYRESQRRAASYTKEDWKRIQEEGDEINNRFVALMGAGTPPESEAAMELAEEHRQWICRNHYECGHELHTCLGRMYVSDHRFTENIDKSGPGLAVYLRDAILANAERHRQGLIQTTGPGA; this is encoded by the coding sequence ATGAGCTATTCCGTGGGACGGGTCGCGGGCTTCGCCGGCGTCACGGTGCGCACGCTGCACCACTACGACGAGATCGGGCTGCTGCGCCCGGGCGCCCGCAGCGCGGCCGGGCACCGGCGTTACGACGACGCCGACCTCGACCGGCTGCAGCGGATCCTGTTCTACCGGGAGCTCGGCTTTCCGCTCGAAGAGGTGGCGGTGCTGCTCGACGACCCGGATATCGATCCGCGGGCCCACCTGCGGCGTCAGCTCGAGCTGCTGACGGACCGGATCGAGCGGCTGCGGAAGATGGCCGCCGCCGTCGAACAGGCCATGGAGGCACGGAAGATGGGCATCAATTTGACCCCCGAGGAGAAGTTCGAGGTCTTCGGGGACTTCGACCCGGACGAGCACCAGGAGGAGGTCGAGCGGCGCTGGGGCAACACCGAGGCGTACAGGGAGTCCCAGCGCAGGGCGGCCTCGTACACCAAGGAGGACTGGAAGCGGATCCAGGAGGAAGGGGACGAGATCAACAACCGCTTCGTCGCGCTGATGGGCGCGGGCACCCCGCCGGAGTCCGAGGCGGCGATGGAGCTGGCCGAGGAGCACCGGCAGTGGATCTGCCGGAACCACTACGAGTGCGGCCATGAGCTGCACACCTGCCTGGGCCGGATGTACGTCTCCGACCACCGCTTCACGGAGAACATCGACAAGTCCGGGCCGGGGCTGGCCGTCTACCTCCGGGACGCGATCCTCGCCAACGCGGAGCGGCACCGCCAGGGCCTGATCCAAACGACGGGCCCTGGGGCCTAG
- a CDS encoding DedA family protein — protein MNTLALGPQWLDPDYLIETFGLLGVLAIVFAESGLLIGFFLPGDSLLFTTGLLVTTDVIKQELWLVCVAVAVAAIVGDQVGYLFGRKVGPSLFRRPDSKLFKQENVEKAHEFFEKHGPKSLILARFVPIVRTFTPIIAGVSRMNYRSFIVFNIIGGVLWGTGVTLLGSALGKVDFVHQHIELMLIAIVLLSVIPIVIEFLRARGKAKKEAAAEPDPQGPASGAPNQGPRGRHAKR, from the coding sequence GTGAACACCCTCGCGCTCGGCCCTCAGTGGCTGGACCCGGACTATCTGATCGAAACGTTCGGTCTGCTCGGTGTCCTGGCCATCGTTTTCGCGGAGTCCGGTCTGCTCATCGGCTTCTTCCTGCCGGGCGACTCGCTGCTCTTCACCACCGGCCTGCTGGTGACCACCGATGTGATCAAGCAGGAGCTGTGGCTGGTGTGCGTGGCCGTCGCGGTCGCCGCCATCGTCGGTGACCAGGTCGGCTATCTCTTCGGCCGGAAGGTGGGGCCGTCACTGTTCCGGCGCCCCGACTCCAAGCTCTTCAAACAGGAGAACGTGGAGAAGGCGCATGAGTTCTTCGAGAAGCACGGGCCGAAGTCGCTGATCCTGGCCCGCTTCGTGCCCATCGTGCGGACGTTCACGCCGATCATCGCGGGCGTGAGCCGGATGAACTACCGCTCGTTCATCGTCTTCAACATCATCGGCGGCGTGCTGTGGGGCACCGGCGTCACCCTGCTGGGCTCGGCGCTCGGGAAGGTCGACTTCGTCCATCAGCACATCGAGCTGATGCTCATCGCGATCGTGCTGCTGTCGGTCATCCCGATCGTGATCGAGTTCCTCCGGGCCCGCGGCAAGGCGAAGAAGGAGGCCGCCGCGGAGCCGGATCCGCAGGGCCCGGCCTCGGGTGCTCCGAACCAGGGGCCGCGCGGGCGCCACGCCAAGCGCTGA
- a CDS encoding threonine/serine ThrE exporter family protein, with translation MRSDRQQVPRGASAVDTDTGENQKPQSDEAHSAFTPPLGIPMPPPPEDEHPTSEFAVPNGLTAETPVEPEGSAFVPPPGVKTPQNNQTTGGFPAITPPNGFPVVRLTKDAPWQDRMRTMLRMPISERPTPERVEQQDETGPAVPRVLDLTLRIAELLLAGGEGAEDVEAAMLGVAHAYGLDRCEPTVTFTLLSVSYQPSLVDDPVTASRTVRRRGTDYTRLSAVFRLVDDITSQDDFTLEEAYRRLAEIRRNRHPYPGWALTVAGGGLAGAASMLVGGDWPVFFAAAIGAMLGDRLAWLASGRGLPEFYQFVAAAMPPAAMGVALSLLNSGLQASAVITGGLFALIPGRALVAGVQDGLTGYYITAAARLLEVGYLIVGIVCGVLTVLYGGVQLDAKLNPEAALRHVERPVIQILAAMLLALTFCILLQQERHTVLFATLNGGVAWVVYAALADTADVPPVAATTVAAGLVGLFGQLLSRYRYASALPYVTAAIGPLLPGSATYFGLLALAQGNLDRGIPFLTQAAALALAIAIGVNLGGEAARLFLKTPGATADPSDRRAAKRTRGF, from the coding sequence GTGAGGTCGGACCGTCAGCAGGTGCCGCGCGGTGCGAGCGCGGTGGACACGGACACGGGGGAGAACCAGAAGCCCCAGTCCGACGAGGCGCACAGCGCCTTCACCCCGCCCCTCGGCATACCCATGCCGCCTCCGCCCGAGGACGAGCACCCGACCTCGGAGTTCGCCGTCCCCAACGGGCTGACGGCGGAGACCCCCGTCGAACCCGAGGGCTCGGCCTTCGTGCCGCCCCCCGGGGTGAAGACCCCGCAGAACAACCAGACCACCGGCGGCTTCCCCGCCATCACCCCGCCGAACGGCTTCCCCGTCGTCCGGCTGACCAAGGACGCCCCCTGGCAGGACCGGATGCGCACGATGCTGCGCATGCCGATCAGCGAGCGTCCGACGCCCGAGCGCGTGGAGCAGCAGGACGAGACCGGGCCGGCCGTGCCGCGTGTGCTCGACCTCACCCTCCGCATCGCCGAGCTGCTGCTCGCGGGCGGCGAGGGGGCCGAGGACGTCGAGGCGGCGATGCTCGGCGTGGCGCACGCGTACGGGCTCGACCGCTGCGAGCCGACCGTCACCTTCACCCTGCTGTCGGTCAGCTACCAGCCCTCGCTGGTGGACGACCCGGTCACCGCCAGCCGGACCGTGCGGCGCCGGGGCACCGACTACACCCGGCTGTCGGCGGTCTTCCGGCTGGTGGACGACATCACCTCGCAGGACGACTTCACCCTGGAGGAGGCGTACCGGCGGCTCGCCGAGATACGCCGTAACCGTCACCCCTACCCCGGCTGGGCGCTCACCGTGGCCGGCGGAGGGCTGGCCGGCGCGGCGAGCATGCTGGTCGGCGGTGACTGGCCGGTCTTCTTCGCGGCGGCCATCGGCGCGATGCTCGGCGACCGGCTGGCGTGGCTGGCCTCGGGGCGCGGGCTTCCGGAGTTCTACCAGTTCGTGGCCGCGGCGATGCCGCCGGCCGCGATGGGCGTGGCCCTCAGCCTCCTGAACTCCGGACTCCAGGCGTCCGCCGTGATCACCGGTGGGCTGTTCGCGCTGATCCCGGGGCGGGCGCTGGTCGCGGGCGTCCAGGACGGGCTGACCGGCTACTACATCACCGCGGCGGCCCGCCTCCTTGAGGTGGGCTATCTGATCGTGGGCATCGTGTGCGGGGTGCTCACGGTGCTGTACGGGGGCGTCCAGCTCGACGCCAAGCTGAACCCGGAGGCGGCGCTGCGCCATGTGGAGCGGCCGGTGATCCAGATCCTGGCGGCGATGCTGCTCGCGCTGACCTTCTGCATCCTGCTCCAGCAGGAACGTCACACCGTGCTGTTCGCCACGCTCAACGGCGGGGTCGCCTGGGTGGTCTACGCCGCGCTGGCCGATACCGCCGACGTCCCGCCGGTGGCCGCCACGACCGTGGCGGCGGGGCTGGTCGGCCTCTTCGGCCAGTTGCTCTCGCGCTATCGGTACGCCTCGGCGCTGCCGTACGTCACGGCGGCGATAGGGCCGCTGCTGCCCGGTAGCGCGACCTACTTCGGCCTGCTCGCCCTGGCCCAGGGCAACCTGGACCGCGGCATTCCGTTCCTCACCCAGGCGGCGGCGCTGGCCCTGGCGATCGCCATAGGGGTGAACCTGGGAGGCGAGGCCGCGCGCCTCTTCCTGAAGACACCCGGCGCCACCGCCGACCCCTCCGACCGCCGCGCCGCCAAGCGCACGAGGGGCTTCTGA
- a CDS encoding inorganic diphosphatase translates to MEFDVTIEIPKGSRNKYEVDHETGRIRLDRRLFTSTSYPADYGFVENTLGEDGDPLDALVILDEPTFPGCLIKCRAIGMFRMTDEAGGDDKLLCVPASDPRVEHLRDIHHVSEFDRLEIQHFFEVYKDLEPGKSVEGANWVGRAEAEAEVEASIKRLEAAGGH, encoded by the coding sequence GTGGAGTTCGACGTCACCATCGAGATCCCGAAGGGTTCGCGGAACAAGTACGAGGTGGACCACGAGACGGGTCGCATCCGTCTTGACCGGCGACTCTTCACGTCGACCAGCTACCCCGCGGACTACGGCTTCGTCGAGAACACCCTCGGCGAGGACGGCGATCCGCTGGACGCACTGGTCATTCTCGACGAGCCGACGTTTCCCGGCTGCCTGATCAAGTGCCGCGCCATCGGCATGTTCAGGATGACGGACGAGGCGGGTGGCGATGACAAGCTGCTTTGCGTACCGGCCTCGGACCCCCGGGTGGAGCATCTGCGTGATATTCACCACGTTTCGGAGTTCGATCGCCTGGAAATCCAGCACTTCTTCGAGGTCTACAAGGACCTCGAGCCGGGCAAGTCGGTCGAAGGGGCCAACTGGGTGGGCCGCGCCGAGGCCGAGGCCGAGGTGGAGGCGTCCATCAAGCGCCTCGAGGCCGCCGGCGGCCACTGA
- the dacB gene encoding D-alanyl-D-alanine carboxypeptidase/D-alanyl-D-alanine endopeptidase codes for MPEARSWQVREWLSHRLSRGRREFDRVRGRGLREWDRVRARIRREWGRTPRERQRTWQLVTVSAATGLVVAVVSVLVAGPWDGGQRTAERARAAEDRAPGGGRDGGPGRPAPSASPVLAALGARPAPTSPDSGGDAVPPPTGAGLADTLEPLLEDPALGDERSVAVMDVTTGQQVFGSKAGTATVPASTIKLATGAAALSALGPDHRIRTSVVAGAGKRDIVLVGGGDPTLTARAVKGDDHPAALRQLADDTARALKKAGTGPYRLGYDTSLYSGPKLHPIGPNENLSPVVPLMADEGRKDDSDHGPAPRAEDPAADAAGTFASMLRDRGVEVTGEPRSRTAAKGARTVASVRSQPLSSLVERMLTTSDNDIAEALSRQTALAAGSPASFAGGAKAVTQRLRKLGLPLDGARIADGSGLDRADHVSAGLLSQVLVRAADRDHPQLRSLLTGLPVAGFSGTLRTRYAQDAVGRGVVRAKTGTLTGVNSLAGSVVDADGRLLVFAFMTNGTTDADGAQRALDRMASALANCGCR; via the coding sequence GTGCCTGAAGCCCGATCGTGGCAGGTCAGGGAGTGGCTGAGTCACCGGCTGAGCCGTGGGCGACGCGAATTCGACCGCGTGCGCGGTCGCGGGCTGCGCGAATGGGACCGCGTGCGCGCCCGTATCCGGCGCGAATGGGGGCGCACACCCCGGGAGCGGCAGCGGACCTGGCAGCTGGTGACGGTCTCCGCCGCGACCGGTCTGGTGGTCGCCGTGGTGTCCGTGCTCGTGGCCGGGCCCTGGGACGGCGGACAGCGGACGGCCGAACGCGCCCGCGCCGCCGAGGACCGGGCCCCGGGCGGCGGGCGGGACGGCGGTCCGGGGCGGCCCGCGCCCAGCGCCTCGCCCGTGCTGGCCGCGCTCGGCGCGCGCCCCGCGCCCACGTCGCCGGACAGCGGTGGGGACGCCGTGCCACCGCCCACCGGGGCGGGGCTCGCCGACACGCTGGAACCGCTGCTGGAGGATCCCGCGTTGGGCGATGAGCGCTCGGTGGCGGTGATGGACGTGACCACCGGTCAGCAGGTGTTCGGCAGCAAGGCGGGCACGGCCACGGTCCCCGCCTCGACGATCAAGCTGGCGACCGGTGCCGCGGCCCTCTCCGCCCTCGGCCCGGACCACCGCATCAGGACCAGCGTCGTGGCGGGCGCGGGCAAGCGCGACATCGTGCTGGTCGGCGGCGGCGACCCCACGCTCACCGCGCGGGCCGTCAAGGGGGACGACCACCCCGCCGCACTGCGCCAGTTGGCCGATGACACGGCCCGCGCGCTCAAGAAGGCCGGCACGGGCCCGTACCGGCTCGGCTACGACACCTCGCTCTACTCCGGGCCGAAGCTCCACCCGATCGGCCCCAACGAGAACCTCTCGCCCGTCGTCCCCCTGATGGCCGACGAGGGCCGTAAGGACGACAGCGACCACGGCCCGGCCCCGCGCGCCGAGGACCCGGCCGCCGACGCGGCCGGCACCTTCGCGTCGATGCTGCGCGACCGCGGTGTCGAGGTGACGGGCGAGCCCCGTTCGCGTACGGCCGCCAAGGGCGCCCGTACGGTGGCCTCCGTCCGCTCCCAGCCGCTGTCCTCGCTCGTCGAGCGGATGCTGACCACCAGCGACAACGACATCGCGGAGGCCCTGTCCCGGCAGACCGCCCTCGCGGCCGGCAGCCCCGCCAGCTTCGCGGGCGGGGCGAAGGCCGTGACCCAGCGGCTGCGCAAGCTCGGGCTGCCGCTGGACGGTGCCCGGATCGCCGACGGCAGCGGGCTCGACCGCGCCGACCATGTGTCCGCCGGGCTGCTCTCCCAGGTGCTGGTGCGCGCCGCCGACCGCGACCACCCCCAACTGCGGTCGCTGCTCACCGGGCTGCCGGTGGCCGGGTTCAGCGGCACCCTGCGCACCCGCTACGCCCAGGACGCGGTCGGCCGGGGCGTGGTCCGCGCCAAGACCGGCACCCTCACCGGGGTCAACAGCCTCGCGGGCTCGGTCGTGGACGCGGACGGCCGGCTGCTGGTCTTCGCGTTCATGACCAACGGCACCACCGACGCCGACGGCGCCCAGCGCGCCCTGGACCGGATGGCCTCGGCCCTCGCCAACTGCGGCTGCCGCTGA